One genomic region from Microcystis panniformis FACHB-1757 encodes:
- a CDS encoding Uma2 family endonuclease, producing the protein MLLALQQLTVTPGDRLLLTSLTWQDYEKILDELGDRRSIRLSYSQGTLEAMTPLFIHENTKVLIGDLVKVLLDELELDYEPAGSTTFKNQQMDQGIEPDESFYIENCAAIRGKTRLDLAIDPPPDLAIEIDITKRTRFNNYERLGVPELWRYNGERLEINVLQRSEYVESSQSRLFSQFNLIEKIPETLQNSQKIGSAMALKQFRIWVKQTLNP; encoded by the coding sequence ATGTTATTAGCATTACAACAACTAACTGTTACCCCAGGCGACCGCCTGTTGTTAACTTCACTCACTTGGCAAGATTATGAAAAAATTCTTGACGAATTGGGAGATCGACGGTCAATTCGTCTATCTTATAGTCAAGGAACTTTAGAAGCAATGACTCCTCTTTTTATTCATGAAAATACCAAAGTTTTAATCGGGGATTTGGTTAAAGTTCTCCTGGATGAATTAGAGTTAGACTATGAACCCGCCGGATCAACAACCTTTAAAAATCAGCAAATGGATCAAGGAATAGAACCAGATGAGTCTTTTTATATCGAAAATTGTGCCGCTATCAGGGGAAAAACGCGCCTTGATTTGGCGATTGATCCCCCTCCCGATTTAGCAATTGAGATTGATATTACTAAGCGAACCCGATTTAATAATTATGAGCGATTGGGTGTTCCTGAATTGTGGCGATATAATGGAGAGAGACTGGAAATCAATGTTTTGCAAAGATCAGAATATGTTGAATCTTCCCAAAGCCGACTATTTTCTCAATTTAATCTAATAGAAAAAATTCCAGAAACGCTACAAAATAGTCAAAAAATAGGTAGTGCAATGGCATTAAAACAATTCCGAATTTGGGTAAAGCAAACGCTTAATCCCTGA